Proteins from one Apis cerana isolate GH-2021 linkage group LG11, AcerK_1.0, whole genome shotgun sequence genomic window:
- the LOC107995754 gene encoding ketohexokinase: MISSFYEKIVGTSFTVESNQQKILCVGVSCLDIVQTCKQYPVEDSDQRSIECRWQRGGNASNSCTVLSQLGSSCEFFGTLSAEEHLNFLQNDMQKYNIDFSHCPMIKKIGCPISTIILSLSSGSRTIVHHNPNLPELTLKNFEQLHLEDYSWIHFEGRNLNEVLSMMQCVENYNNMLNYSQDNKEMDTNQAPITISVELETPKQELLDLLPYVDLVFIAKDFAQSRGYENMSETLKNIGEEAKSGATLICAWGDRGAMARTPDNIIVQSPAFPPQKVVDTLGAGDTFNAAVLHFLNKAKLEFIRKRNLRSNEATGVLHTDVKIERNIKMNYNIESLECSHTEFITQNVLQGAVTFGCQVAGTKVGLKGYDKLNEIFKNALCQIK, translated from the exons ATGATTTCAAGTTTCTACGAGAAAATTGTCGGTACATCTTTTACAGTGGAATCAAATCAGCAAAAAATTCTTTGCGTTGGAGTAAGCTGTTTAGATATTGTACAAACATGCAAACAATATCCTGTAGAAGATTCTGACCAAag ATCTATAGAATGTAGATGGCAAAGAGGAGGTAATGCATCTAATTCTTGCACAGTTCTTTCTCAATTAGGAAGCTCATGTGAATTTTTTGGTACTTTAAGTGCTGaagaacatttaaattttttgcaaaatgatatgcaaaaatataatattgactttTCTCATTGTcctatgataaaaaaaataggatgTCCAATATCTACTATTATTCTAAGTCTAAGCTCTGGTTCTCGTACGATTGTGCATCATAATCCAAATTTGCCAGAGttgacattaaaaaatttcgaacaattACATTTAGAAGATTATAGTTGGATTCATTTTGAGGGTAGAAATTTGAACGAAGTTTTATCTATGATGCAATgtgtagaaaattataataatatgttgaaTTATAGTCAAGATAACAAAGAGATGGATACAAATCAAGCACCAATTACTATCAGTGTAGAATTAGAAACTCCAAAACaagaattattagatttattaccTTATGTTGATCTAGTATTTATAGCTAAAGATTTTGCTCAAAGTAGAGGATATGAAAATATGAGCGAAACATTGAAGAACATTGGTGAAGAGGCTAAATCagg agcaaCTCTTATATGTGCTTGGGGTGATAGAGGTGCTATGGCAAGAACTCCTGATAATATCATAGTACAGTCACCTGCATTTCCACCACAAAAAGTTGTGGACACTTTAGGAGCTGGAGATACTTTCAATGCTGcagtattacattttttaaataaagcaaaattggaatttatcaGAAAACGAAATCTACGATCAAATGAAGCAACTGGTGTCTTACATACAGATGTAAAAATAGaacgtaatattaaaatgaattataatattgaaagtttAGAATGTAGTCATACAGAATTTATTACACAAAATGTTTTGCAAGGAGCTGTGACTTTTGGTTGTCAAGTAGCTGGTACTAAAGTTGGCTTAAAaggatatgataaattaaatgaaatttttaaaaatgccttatgtcaaattaaataa